In one Cupriavidus taiwanensis genomic region, the following are encoded:
- the trpE gene encoding anthranilate synthase component I, whose product MTELEFKSLADQGYNRIPLIAEAFADLETPLSLYLKLAQSQTRGVNTFLLESVVGGERFGRYSFIGLHARTLLRAYGNRTEVVTDGKVVETHEGNPLDFIAAFEKRFKVALRPGLPRFCGGLAGYFGYDAVRYIEKKLANTQKPDDLNLPDIQLLLCEELAVIDNLSGKLYLIVYADPTTPEAYSRARQRLRELRMKLRQPVDVPVTSPSVQTEVYREFAKADYLAAVHKAKEYIMAGDMMQVQIGQRLVKPYRDAPLSLYRALRSLNPSPYMYFYNFGDFQVVGASPEILVRQEERKVGTNGENGGDTRSEHIVTIRPLAGTRPRGNTPDKDAQLATELLNDPKEIAEHVMLIDLARNDIGRIAETGSVKVTDKMVIEKYSHVQHIVSSVEGTLREGMSNLDVLRATFPAGTLSGAPKVHAMEIIDELEPRKRGIYGGAVGYLSFGGEMDLAIAIRTGIVKDGNLYVQAAAGIVADSDPEAEWRETEAKARAVIRAAEQVQDGLDSDI is encoded by the coding sequence ATGACCGAACTGGAATTCAAATCGCTGGCCGACCAGGGCTACAACCGCATCCCGCTGATCGCCGAGGCCTTTGCCGACCTGGAAACGCCGCTGTCGCTGTACCTGAAGCTGGCCCAGTCGCAGACCCGCGGTGTCAACACCTTCCTGCTCGAATCGGTGGTGGGCGGCGAGCGCTTCGGCCGCTATTCCTTCATCGGCCTGCATGCCCGCACGCTGCTGCGCGCCTACGGCAACCGCACCGAGGTGGTGACCGACGGCAAGGTGGTGGAAACCCACGAGGGCAATCCGCTCGACTTCATCGCCGCGTTCGAGAAGCGCTTCAAGGTGGCGCTGCGCCCTGGCCTGCCCCGCTTCTGCGGCGGCCTGGCCGGCTACTTCGGCTACGACGCGGTGCGCTATATCGAGAAAAAGCTCGCCAATACGCAAAAGCCCGACGACCTGAACCTGCCCGACATCCAGCTGCTGCTATGCGAAGAGCTGGCGGTGATCGACAACCTGTCGGGCAAGCTCTACCTGATCGTCTACGCCGACCCGACCACGCCGGAGGCCTATTCCCGCGCGCGCCAGCGCCTGCGCGAGCTACGCATGAAGCTGCGCCAGCCGGTCGACGTGCCGGTCACCAGTCCGTCGGTGCAGACCGAGGTCTACCGTGAATTCGCCAAGGCCGACTACCTGGCCGCCGTGCACAAGGCCAAGGAATACATCATGGCCGGTGACATGATGCAGGTGCAGATCGGCCAGCGCCTGGTCAAGCCCTACCGCGACGCGCCGCTGTCGCTGTACCGCGCGCTGCGCTCGCTGAATCCGTCGCCGTACATGTACTTCTACAACTTCGGCGACTTCCAGGTGGTAGGCGCATCGCCGGAGATCCTGGTGCGGCAGGAGGAACGCAAGGTCGGCACCAACGGGGAAAACGGCGGCGACACCCGCAGCGAACACATCGTCACCATCCGCCCGCTTGCCGGCACCCGCCCGCGCGGCAATACGCCGGACAAGGACGCGCAGCTGGCCACCGAGCTGCTCAACGACCCGAAGGAGATCGCCGAGCACGTGATGCTGATCGACCTGGCGCGCAATGACATCGGCCGCATTGCCGAGACCGGTTCGGTCAAGGTCACCGACAAGATGGTGATCGAGAAATACTCGCACGTGCAGCATATCGTCAGCTCGGTCGAAGGCACGCTGCGCGAGGGCATGAGCAACCTCGACGTGCTGCGCGCGACCTTCCCGGCGGGCACGCTGTCGGGCGCGCCCAAGGTCCATGCGATGGAGATCATCGACGAGCTCGAGCCGCGCAAGCGCGGCATCTATGGCGGCGCGGTGGGCTACCTGTCGTTCGGCGGCGAGATGGACCTGGCCATCGCCATCCGCACCGGCATCGTCAAGGATGGCAACCTCTATGTGCAGGCCGCCGCCGGCATCGTCGCCGATTCGGACCCCGAAGCCGAATGGAGGGAAACCGAGGCCAAGGCGCGCGCCGTGATCCGCGCCGCCGAGCAGGTCCAGGATGGCCTGGACTCCGACATCTGA
- the rpe gene encoding ribulose-phosphate 3-epimerase, with amino-acid sequence MTQPTFRIAPSILSADFARLGEEVRRVTEAGADWIHFDVMDNHYVPNLTVGPLVCEAIRPHVTAPIDVHLMVRPVDRIIPDFAKAGANIITFHPEASEHVDRSLALIRDHGCQAGLVFNPATPLHHLDHVMDRLDVILLMSVNPGFGGQSFIPETLNKLRAVRQRIDAYTARTGRTILLEVDGGVKVDNIAEIAAAGADTFVAGSAVFGKPDADGGYRGIISALRGELAKAAQ; translated from the coding sequence ATGACCCAGCCCACCTTCCGCATCGCCCCCTCCATCCTGTCCGCCGACTTTGCCCGCCTGGGCGAGGAAGTGCGCCGCGTGACCGAGGCCGGCGCCGACTGGATTCATTTCGACGTGATGGACAACCATTACGTGCCCAACCTGACCGTGGGCCCGCTGGTGTGCGAGGCGATCCGCCCGCACGTGACGGCACCGATCGACGTGCATCTGATGGTGCGCCCGGTGGACCGGATCATCCCGGACTTTGCCAAGGCCGGCGCCAACATCATCACCTTCCACCCCGAGGCCAGCGAACACGTCGACCGCTCGCTCGCCCTGATCCGCGACCACGGCTGCCAGGCCGGACTGGTGTTCAACCCCGCCACGCCGCTGCACCACCTGGACCACGTGATGGACCGCCTCGACGTGATCCTGCTGATGTCGGTCAACCCGGGCTTCGGCGGCCAGTCGTTCATCCCCGAGACGCTGAACAAGCTGCGCGCCGTGCGCCAGCGCATCGACGCCTACACCGCGCGCACCGGCCGCACCATCCTGCTGGAAGTGGACGGCGGCGTGAAGGTCGACAACATCGCCGAGATCGCCGCGGCCGGCGCCGACACTTTCGTGGCCGGCTCGGCAGTATTCGGCAAGCCGGACGCCGACGGCGGCTACCGCGGCATCATCTCGGCGCTGCGCGGCGAACTGGCCAAGGCCGCGCAATGA
- the trpD gene encoding anthranilate phosphoribosyltransferase: protein MITPQEALTRCIEHREIFHDEMLHLMRQIMQAQISPVMAAAILTGLRVKKETIGEISAAAQVMREFANKVAVKDRENFVDIVGTGGDGSHTFNISTASMFVAAAAGAKIAKHGNRGVSSKSGSADVLEALGVNILLTPEQVGQCIEETGIGFMFAPTHHPAMKNVAPIRKEMGVRTIFNILGPLTNPADAPNILMGVFHPDLVGIQVRVMQRLGAQHAIVVYGKDGMDEVSLGAATLVGELKDGEVREYEIHPEDFGLSMISNRGLKVADAAESKDMLLEALSNAPGTPREIVSLNAGTALYAANVADSVEDGIRRAREAIASGAARQKLDAFVRATQQFK from the coding sequence ATGATCACGCCGCAAGAAGCCCTGACGCGCTGCATCGAACACCGCGAAATCTTCCATGACGAAATGCTGCACCTGATGCGGCAGATCATGCAGGCGCAGATCTCGCCGGTGATGGCCGCGGCGATCCTGACCGGGCTGCGGGTCAAGAAGGAAACCATCGGCGAGATCTCCGCCGCCGCGCAGGTGATGCGCGAGTTCGCCAACAAGGTCGCGGTGAAGGACCGCGAGAACTTCGTCGATATCGTCGGCACCGGCGGCGACGGCTCGCACACCTTCAACATCTCCACCGCGTCGATGTTCGTCGCCGCCGCCGCGGGCGCCAAGATCGCCAAGCACGGCAACCGCGGCGTCAGCTCCAAGTCGGGCAGCGCCGACGTGCTGGAGGCGCTCGGCGTGAACATCCTGCTTACGCCCGAGCAGGTCGGCCAGTGCATCGAAGAGACCGGCATCGGCTTCATGTTCGCGCCCACGCACCACCCGGCGATGAAGAACGTCGCGCCGATCCGCAAGGAAATGGGCGTGCGCACCATTTTCAATATCCTGGGCCCGCTGACCAACCCGGCCGATGCCCCCAATATCCTGATGGGCGTGTTCCACCCCGACCTGGTCGGTATCCAGGTGCGCGTGATGCAGCGCCTGGGCGCGCAGCACGCCATCGTGGTCTACGGCAAGGACGGCATGGACGAGGTCTCGCTCGGCGCCGCCACGCTGGTGGGCGAGCTGAAGGACGGCGAAGTGCGCGAGTACGAGATCCACCCCGAGGACTTCGGCCTGTCGATGATCTCCAACCGCGGCCTGAAGGTGGCCGATGCCGCCGAGTCGAAGGACATGCTGCTCGAGGCGCTGTCCAACGCGCCGGGCACGCCGCGCGAGATCGTGTCGCTGAACGCGGGCACCGCGCTGTACGCCGCCAACGTGGCGGACTCGGTCGAGGACGGCATCCGCCGCGCGCGCGAAGCCATCGCCAGCGGCGCGGCACGCCAGAAGCTCGACGCGTTCGTGCGGGCCACGCAGCAGTTCAAGTAA
- a CDS encoding CYTH domain-containing protein, with the protein MPQEIELKLAVPDAALAPLAAWLDANGRAQGEATLLNVYLDTPRRDLAQARAALRLRRKGEQWLQTLKTAGSSQGGLATRHEWETAIGGEAIELQAFPAEAQTVLAPLIGKLAPVFRTDFVRRTWLVTQDGARIEAALDTGTITAPASAAQERIQELELEWLDGDAAHAAEALRAFAARLAAVAALAPSDLSKAARGYRLAGIAEGKAS; encoded by the coding sequence ATGCCCCAGGAAATCGAACTCAAGCTCGCCGTCCCCGACGCCGCCCTCGCCCCGCTGGCCGCCTGGCTCGACGCCAACGGCCGGGCGCAAGGCGAAGCCACGCTGCTCAACGTCTACCTCGACACGCCCCGGCGCGACCTGGCGCAGGCGCGCGCCGCGCTGCGCCTGCGCCGCAAGGGCGAGCAGTGGCTGCAGACGCTGAAGACCGCCGGCAGCAGCCAGGGCGGCCTGGCCACGCGGCATGAGTGGGAGACCGCCATCGGCGGCGAGGCCATCGAGCTGCAGGCCTTTCCCGCCGAGGCGCAAACCGTGCTGGCGCCGCTGATCGGCAAGCTGGCGCCGGTGTTCCGCACCGACTTCGTCCGCCGCACCTGGCTGGTCACGCAGGACGGCGCGCGTATCGAAGCCGCGCTCGACACCGGCACCATCACCGCCCCGGCCAGTGCCGCGCAGGAGCGCATCCAGGAACTCGAGCTGGAGTGGCTCGATGGCGATGCCGCACACGCCGCCGAGGCCTTGCGCGCCTTCGCCGCGCGGCTTGCCGCGGTGGCGGCACTGGCGCCGTCGGACCTGAGCAAGGCTGCGCGCGGCTACCGCCTGGCCGGAATCGCCGAGGGCAAGGCGTCATAA
- a CDS encoding uracil-DNA glycosylase, producing MQADLFAAEAPRAPGEPSPAAGLQAQADALPAAWRALLEPCIAVPSWRELAAFVDGERAAGKPVFPHHVFHALHLTPPDAVKVVILGQDPYHGTGTVGGVELPQAHGLAFSVPEGVKVPPSLRNIFKEIAAEFGADGNCPPRSSGNLEGWARQGVLLLNTVLTVEQGQAASHARRGWEAVTDCLIRHLAASRPNLVFMLWGSHAQAKKPLLGAGHCVLKAPHPSPLSAHRGFLGCGHFRDANRWLEAHGRTAIDWTTA from the coding sequence ATGCAAGCCGATCTCTTTGCCGCCGAAGCGCCCCGCGCCCCCGGCGAACCCTCGCCCGCCGCCGGCCTGCAAGCGCAGGCCGATGCCCTGCCCGCCGCCTGGCGCGCCTTGCTCGAGCCCTGCATCGCCGTGCCGTCGTGGCGCGAGCTGGCCGCCTTTGTCGATGGCGAACGCGCCGCCGGCAAGCCGGTGTTCCCGCACCATGTCTTCCATGCGCTGCACCTGACGCCGCCCGATGCGGTCAAGGTGGTGATCCTGGGCCAGGACCCCTACCACGGCACCGGCACGGTCGGCGGCGTGGAGCTGCCGCAGGCGCACGGGCTCGCCTTCTCGGTGCCCGAAGGCGTCAAGGTGCCGCCCAGCCTGCGCAACATCTTCAAGGAAATCGCCGCCGAATTCGGCGCCGACGGCAATTGCCCGCCGCGCTCTTCCGGCAACCTGGAAGGCTGGGCGCGCCAGGGCGTGCTGCTGCTCAACACCGTGCTGACGGTCGAGCAGGGCCAGGCCGCCAGCCATGCGCGGCGCGGCTGGGAGGCGGTTACCGATTGCCTGATCCGGCACCTCGCCGCGAGCCGGCCGAACCTGGTGTTCATGCTCTGGGGCAGCCATGCGCAGGCCAAGAAGCCGCTGCTGGGCGCGGGCCACTGCGTGCTGAAAGCGCCGCACCCCTCGCCGCTGTCGGCGCACCGGGGCTTCCTCGGCTGCGGCCACTTCCGCGACGCCAACCGCTGGCTCGAAGCCCACGGCCGCACGGCGATCGACTGGACCACCGCCTAA
- the trpC gene encoding indole-3-glycerol phosphate synthase TrpC, translating to MSDILQKILAVKADEVAAARKRRDLPSLRAEAESLRTEAAFAPRGFERALRDKIAGGHAGVIAEIKKASPSKGVLREQFVPEAIAESYAEHGAACLSVLTDEHFFQGHADYLRRARGACPLPALRKDFMVDLYQVYEARSWGADCILLIVAALDHGLMAELEACALELGMDVLVEVHGDDELDAALRLKTPLLGVNNRNLRTFEVSLDNTLDLLPHIPADKLVVTESGILAPADVKRMRDANVHAFLVGEAFMRAKEPGVELARLFG from the coding sequence ATGTCCGACATCCTGCAGAAAATCCTGGCTGTAAAGGCCGACGAAGTCGCCGCCGCGCGCAAGCGGCGCGACCTGCCCAGCCTGCGCGCCGAGGCCGAGAGCCTGCGCACCGAGGCCGCCTTCGCGCCGCGCGGCTTCGAGCGCGCACTGCGCGACAAGATCGCCGGCGGCCACGCCGGCGTGATCGCCGAAATCAAGAAGGCCTCGCCATCCAAGGGCGTGCTGCGCGAGCAGTTCGTGCCCGAGGCCATCGCCGAGAGTTATGCCGAGCACGGCGCCGCCTGCCTGTCGGTGCTGACCGACGAGCATTTCTTCCAGGGCCACGCCGACTACCTCAGGCGTGCCCGCGGCGCCTGCCCGCTGCCGGCGCTGCGCAAGGACTTCATGGTTGACCTGTACCAGGTCTATGAAGCGCGCAGCTGGGGGGCAGACTGCATCCTGCTGATCGTCGCCGCGCTGGACCATGGCCTGATGGCCGAGCTGGAAGCGTGCGCGCTGGAACTCGGCATGGACGTGCTGGTGGAAGTGCACGGCGACGATGAGCTGGATGCCGCGCTGCGGCTGAAGACGCCGCTGCTGGGGGTGAACAACCGCAACCTGCGCACCTTCGAGGTGTCGCTGGACAACACGCTGGACCTGCTGCCGCATATTCCGGCCGACAAGCTGGTGGTGACGGAATCGGGCATCCTCGCGCCGGCAGACGTGAAGCGCATGCGCGATGCGAATGTGCACGCGTTCCTGGTGGGCGAGGCGTTCATGCGAGCAAAGGAGCCGGGGGTGGAGCTGGCGCGGTTGTTTGGCTGA
- the paaI gene encoding hydroxyphenylacetyl-CoA thioesterase PaaI, protein MKQDPQALAEAAAAAMYEADTCSRWLGITVEAVRPGYARLTMPVRKEFLNGHGICHGGLMFTLADSTFAFACNSHNINTVAAGCSIEFLRPVHGGDVLTAEATEQVLSGRHGIYDIRVTNAAGQVVAMFRGKSAQIKGHVVPPPDASEGA, encoded by the coding sequence TTGAAACAGGACCCCCAGGCCCTCGCGGAAGCCGCGGCGGCCGCGATGTATGAAGCCGACACCTGCAGCCGCTGGCTGGGCATCACGGTCGAGGCGGTGCGGCCGGGCTATGCGCGGCTGACCATGCCGGTGCGCAAGGAATTCCTCAACGGGCACGGCATCTGCCATGGCGGCCTGATGTTTACGCTGGCAGATTCGACCTTCGCTTTTGCCTGCAACAGCCATAACATCAACACCGTGGCGGCGGGCTGCAGCATCGAGTTCCTGCGGCCCGTGCATGGTGGCGACGTGCTCACCGCCGAGGCCACCGAGCAGGTCCTGTCGGGCCGGCACGGCATCTACGATATCCGCGTGACCAATGCCGCGGGCCAGGTGGTGGCGATGTTCCGCGGCAAGTCCGCGCAGATCAAGGGACACGTGGTGCCGCCGCCCGACGCAAGCGAAGGCGCCTGA
- the gph gene encoding phosphoglycolate phosphatase (PGP is an essential enzyme in the glycolate salvage pathway in higher organisms (photorespiration in plants). Phosphoglycolate results from the oxidase activity of RubisCO in the Calvin cycle when concentrations of carbon dioxide are low relative to oxygen. This enzyme is a member of the Haloacid Dehalogenase (HAD) superfamily of aspartate-nucleophile hydrolase enzymes (PF00702).), whose translation MGAGVVLRRADWRGIEGVIVDLDGTMVDTAGDFHASINAMLLTLGRQHPNLGPVAPMSEQEIVSYVGKGSENLIRRVLDARFSPLHANGLFADAYALYDREYIRINGQFSQVYPGVREGLASMKAGGLRLACVTNKPYSFTEPLLAKTGLAQYFELVYGGDAFPLRKPDPFPLLKVADAFGLEPSAMAALGDSENDAQAARAAGMGVLLVPYGYNHGNPVQGVDADGIVDSIAHAAALFAAHWAGHR comes from the coding sequence ATGGGCGCGGGCGTGGTGCTGCGCCGCGCCGACTGGCGCGGCATCGAAGGCGTGATCGTCGACCTGGACGGCACCATGGTCGACACCGCGGGCGACTTCCACGCGTCGATCAATGCCATGCTGCTGACGCTGGGCCGCCAGCATCCCAACCTGGGGCCGGTGGCGCCGATGTCCGAGCAGGAGATCGTCAGCTACGTCGGCAAGGGTTCGGAAAACCTGATCCGGCGGGTGCTCGACGCGCGCTTCTCGCCGCTGCATGCCAACGGCCTGTTCGCCGATGCCTATGCGCTGTACGACCGCGAGTACATCCGCATCAACGGCCAGTTCTCGCAGGTCTACCCGGGCGTGCGCGAAGGCCTGGCGTCGATGAAGGCGGGCGGGCTGCGCCTGGCCTGCGTGACCAACAAGCCTTACAGCTTTACCGAGCCGCTGCTGGCCAAGACCGGCCTGGCCCAGTATTTCGAGCTGGTCTATGGCGGCGATGCCTTCCCGCTGCGCAAGCCCGACCCGTTTCCGCTGCTGAAGGTGGCCGATGCCTTCGGCCTGGAGCCGTCGGCGATGGCGGCGCTGGGAGACTCCGAAAACGACGCGCAGGCGGCCCGCGCGGCCGGCATGGGCGTGCTGCTGGTGCCCTATGGCTACAACCATGGCAACCCTGTACAAGGCGTCGACGCCGATGGTATAGTCGACTCCATTGCCCATGCCGCAGCGCTCTTTGCCGCACACTGGGCCGGTCATCGATAG
- a CDS encoding aminodeoxychorismate/anthranilate synthase component II has product MLLMIDNYDSFTYNLVQYFGELGVDVRTYRNDEITIEEIEALKPDHICVSPGPCSPKEAGISVAALQHFAGKIPMLGVCLGHQAIGEAFGGKVIRAKQVMHGKVSTIETTQQGVFSGLPRHFDVTRYHSLAIERETLPDCLEITAWTPDGEIMGVRHKTLAVEGVQFHPESILSEHGHAMLANFVKAPR; this is encoded by the coding sequence ATGCTGCTGATGATCGACAACTACGATTCGTTCACCTACAACCTGGTCCAGTACTTCGGCGAACTGGGCGTGGACGTGCGCACCTATCGCAACGACGAGATCACCATCGAGGAAATCGAGGCACTGAAGCCCGACCATATCTGCGTGTCGCCCGGCCCGTGCAGCCCGAAGGAGGCCGGCATTTCGGTGGCGGCGCTGCAGCACTTCGCCGGCAAGATCCCGATGCTGGGCGTGTGCCTGGGCCACCAGGCCATCGGCGAGGCCTTCGGCGGCAAGGTGATCCGCGCCAAGCAGGTGATGCACGGCAAGGTCAGCACCATCGAGACTACGCAGCAAGGCGTGTTCAGCGGGCTGCCCAGGCATTTCGACGTGACGCGCTATCATTCGCTGGCGATCGAGCGCGAGACCCTGCCCGATTGCCTGGAGATCACCGCCTGGACCCCGGACGGCGAGATCATGGGCGTGCGCCACAAGACGCTCGCCGTCGAGGGCGTGCAGTTCCATCCCGAGTCGATCCTGTCCGAGCATGGCCATGCGATGCTGGCCAACTTCGTCAAGGCGCCGCGATGA
- the paaK gene encoding phenylacetate--CoA ligase PaaK produces MSTRLTDLPLDPIETASRAELQALQLERLRWSLHHAYANSPVYRRKFDEAGVHPDQLQRLADLARFPFTSKQDLRDNYPFGMFAVPQDRVARIHASSGTTGKPTVVGYTLQDIDNWATVMARSIRASGARRGDKVHISYGYGLFTGGLGAHYGVEKAGLTAIPFGGGQTERQVQLIQDFKPEVIMVTPSYMLAIADEFERQGIDPASTSLRVGIFGAEPWTPEMRLALEKRMGISAVDIYGLSEVMGPGVANECAETKDGPTIWEDHFYPEIIDPDTGAVLPDGEFGELVFTSLTKEAMPVVRYRTRDLTRLLPGTARAAFRRMEKVTGRTDDMMIVRGVNVFPSQIEELILRHAGLAPHYQCVLAKEGHMDTLTVRVECAHGSEPARAQAARERLAHEIKSYIGVTAAIEVLPEGGIERSVGKAKRIVDQRPR; encoded by the coding sequence ATGAGCACGCGCCTGACCGACCTGCCCCTGGATCCGATCGAGACCGCCAGCCGCGCCGAGCTGCAGGCGTTGCAGCTGGAGCGCCTGAGATGGTCGCTCCACCACGCCTACGCCAATTCGCCGGTCTACCGGCGCAAGTTCGACGAGGCCGGCGTGCACCCGGACCAGCTGCAAAGGCTGGCCGACCTGGCCCGCTTCCCGTTCACCAGCAAGCAGGACCTGCGCGACAACTACCCGTTCGGCATGTTCGCGGTGCCGCAGGACCGCGTGGCCCGCATCCATGCCTCCTCCGGCACCACCGGCAAGCCGACCGTGGTCGGCTACACGCTGCAGGACATCGACAACTGGGCCACGGTGATGGCGCGCTCGATCCGCGCCTCGGGCGCGCGCCGTGGCGACAAGGTGCATATCAGCTACGGCTACGGACTCTTCACCGGCGGACTGGGCGCGCACTACGGTGTCGAGAAGGCCGGCCTGACCGCGATCCCGTTCGGCGGCGGGCAGACCGAGCGGCAGGTGCAGCTGATCCAGGACTTCAAGCCGGAAGTGATCATGGTGACCCCAAGCTACATGCTGGCGATCGCCGACGAATTCGAGCGCCAGGGCATCGACCCGGCCAGCACCTCGCTGCGCGTGGGCATCTTCGGCGCCGAGCCGTGGACGCCGGAGATGCGGCTGGCGCTCGAGAAGCGCATGGGCATTTCCGCGGTCGACATCTATGGCCTGTCGGAAGTCATGGGGCCCGGCGTGGCCAACGAATGCGCCGAGACCAAGGACGGCCCCACCATCTGGGAAGACCATTTCTACCCCGAGATCATCGACCCGGACACCGGCGCGGTGCTGCCCGACGGCGAGTTCGGCGAACTGGTGTTCACCTCGCTGACCAAGGAAGCGATGCCGGTGGTGCGCTACCGCACGCGCGACCTGACCCGGTTGCTGCCGGGCACGGCACGCGCGGCATTTCGCCGCATGGAGAAGGTCACCGGCCGCACCGACGACATGATGATCGTGCGCGGCGTCAACGTGTTTCCGTCGCAGATCGAGGAACTGATCCTCAGGCACGCCGGGCTGGCGCCGCACTACCAGTGCGTGCTGGCCAAGGAGGGCCATATGGATACGCTGACGGTGCGCGTGGAATGCGCACACGGCAGCGAGCCGGCACGAGCGCAGGCCGCGAGAGAGCGGCTGGCGCACGAGATCAAGTCTTATATCGGCGTGACCGCGGCGATCGAGGTGCTGCCCGAGGGCGGGATCGAGCGGTCGGTGGGGAAGGCGAAGCGGATCGTGGATCAGCGGCCGCGGTGA
- the apaG gene encoding Co2+/Mg2+ efflux protein ApaG: MSEYAFSVSVRTQYLPDQSDPERGRHAFAYTITIHNTGEVAAQLISRHWIITDSDNGTQEVAGLGVVGHQPLLKPGEHFEYTSWATISTPVGSMKGEYFCVAEDGHRFEVPIPEFALVLPRMLH; the protein is encoded by the coding sequence ATGAGCGAGTACGCCTTCTCCGTGTCGGTGCGCACCCAGTACCTGCCGGACCAGTCCGACCCCGAGCGCGGGCGCCATGCCTTCGCCTACACCATCACCATCCACAATACCGGCGAGGTCGCGGCACAGCTGATCTCGCGCCACTGGATCATCACCGACAGCGACAACGGCACGCAGGAAGTCGCCGGGCTGGGAGTGGTAGGCCACCAGCCGCTGCTCAAGCCGGGCGAGCATTTCGAGTACACCAGCTGGGCCACGATCTCGACCCCGGTGGGCTCGATGAAGGGCGAGTACTTCTGCGTGGCCGAGGACGGCCATCGCTTCGAGGTGCCGATCCCGGAATTCGCGCTGGTGCTGCCGCGCATGCTGCACTGA
- the mltA gene encoding murein transglycosylase A encodes MAYADAFPTPQVSRVSPVSSLSPRRLRGWLALAGPAVLLAGCMSGPPPRIETTPSGTTPPSASSQKGRLQAASWAELGGWSQDDVRAAWPALQQSCQALKKRAEWGRACAAGMMVNAGDINAMRAYFESNFQPYRVVNGDGTDSGLITGYYEPILHGSRTRQGRFQVPLYRKPAQFGNRALPARAELLQNPAMRGNELVWVDDAVEAAFLQIQGSGRIRMADGSMMRVGFGGTNDQPFRSFGKWLLDRGEITPAQATMQGIKAWARANPGRVEEMLNINPRFVFFRELPPSNDGPVGALGVPLTAERSIAVDPATIPLGVPVFLSTTRPLSTEPIQRLMFAQDTGSAIKGGVRADFFWGAGDAAGETAGRMKQGGRMWVLMPRS; translated from the coding sequence ATGGCATACGCGGACGCTTTCCCGACTCCCCAGGTTTCCCGAGTTTCCCCGGTTTCTTCCCTGTCCCCACGCCGCCTGCGCGGCTGGCTCGCGCTGGCCGGCCCCGCGGTGCTGCTGGCCGGCTGCATGAGCGGCCCGCCGCCGCGCATCGAGACTACCCCGTCCGGCACCACGCCACCGAGTGCATCGTCGCAGAAGGGCCGGCTGCAGGCCGCCAGCTGGGCCGAGCTCGGCGGCTGGTCCCAGGACGACGTGCGCGCCGCCTGGCCGGCGCTGCAGCAAAGCTGCCAGGCGCTGAAGAAGCGCGCGGAATGGGGCCGCGCCTGTGCCGCGGGCATGATGGTCAATGCCGGCGACATCAACGCCATGCGCGCGTACTTCGAGAGCAACTTCCAGCCGTACCGCGTGGTCAACGGCGACGGCACCGACAGCGGCCTGATCACCGGCTACTACGAGCCGATCCTGCACGGCTCGCGCACGCGCCAGGGCAGGTTCCAGGTGCCGCTGTACCGCAAGCCGGCGCAGTTCGGCAACCGCGCGCTGCCGGCGCGCGCCGAGCTGCTGCAGAATCCGGCCATGCGCGGCAACGAGCTGGTCTGGGTCGACGACGCGGTCGAGGCCGCCTTTCTGCAGATCCAGGGCTCGGGCCGCATCCGCATGGCGGACGGCAGCATGATGCGGGTAGGCTTCGGTGGCACCAACGACCAGCCGTTCCGCTCGTTCGGCAAGTGGCTGCTCGACCGCGGCGAGATCACCCCGGCGCAGGCCACCATGCAGGGCATCAAGGCGTGGGCGCGTGCCAATCCGGGCCGGGTCGAGGAGATGCTGAACATCAACCCGCGCTTTGTGTTCTTCCGCGAGCTGCCGCCCAGCAACGACGGCCCGGTGGGCGCACTGGGCGTGCCGCTGACCGCGGAGCGCTCGATCGCGGTCGACCCGGCCACGATCCCGCTGGGCGTGCCGGTGTTCCTCTCGACCACGCGTCCGTTGTCGACCGAGCCGATCCAGCGCCTGATGTTCGCGCAGGACACCGGCAGCGCCATCAAGGGTGGCGTGCGCGCGGACTTCTTCTGGGGCGCCGGCGATGCCGCCGGCGAGACCGCCGGACGGATGAAGCAGGGCGGCCGGATGTGGGTGCTGATGCCGCGTAGCTGA